In Spirosoma sp. KUDC1026, the sequence TGGCAACGTTATACCCGCCGGTGAGTTACCGGCTTCAGTCGGGCGGAAATTTTGAGCGGGAGTTTGGCAGGTCAACCTACAGTCTTGATGAATTCAGCGAGCCGCTTCAGCAGTTCAAGCCGGATCTGATCGTGTTACGTATCGGCGAGAACATTGACGAAGGAGCTGTCGTGAGCCGAAATTATGAATCTCAGCTCGGTCAGTTGCTGGATCGGTTGGCGAACTACGGTCAGCCCGTCAGGATCGTGGTGACTACCAGCGTCTGGTCACACCCGTTGGCCGATGTGGTCACGCGTCGGGTGGTGGCGGCTAAAGGGCACGCGCTGGTTGATCTGAGCTGTATGGTCGGTCAGGGGCAGTATTTCGCCAGCCAGTACGCCAATCCGGGTGTGGCCGCTCACCCCAATGACGCGGGTATGGAGCGAATTGCGGATTCGATCTGGGATAAAATTCAGTAAAGCGACGTATGGAAACAGACTAAATTCCCGACAAACAGGGTTATTTATAGCTTTTGCACCTGCAGATCGACCTTGGCCTTCACCCGGATCAGGGCCTGAATTCCGTCCGGACGAATGGCAATCCGCTGGGGTACAAACCGGAAATTATTCATTTTCAGATCGGTCGTCTTACCGGGACCTTTCTCGTAAGCTTCGCTGATTTTCGCCGGTAGTTTCGCAATTTCATCGCCGAGGGGAATCTCCAGCCAATCACCTAGCAGTCGCTGAAGCCCGCGGTGAATAATTGATTCTGAAAATTGATTCAATTCATTATCGGTACTGGTATCAAAATCCAGATTCTGGACGATCAGGGTCTTGGTCAGCGTATCGAACGTAGGTCGCCCCCGCAGATACAGTGTTCCATCGACCAGGCCACTTACTTCAGTTTTTACGACCAGATCACGCTGATTGCCGTAGACAGTGGCTTTGTTGATCTTTACCAGTCCCAGCGCCATTTTTTTGGGTTCTTTCAGTGTCTGCGCCAGTATTTGATTGATGGCGGTGTACGGAATCGAACTCACAACTCTAAGATCAGCCAGTTGCGTTATCTGATCGCATTTCTGCAGGGGCGGCAGCGGGGCTTTCGTCACGGTCGGCTTCTCCGTCGCCAGCCTGGTGTCAGTACTGAACGCAATCCGGAGGTGCGTCGTAATCGTTTCCTGGTTTCCACTAATGTCGCTGGCAGCTACGCTCATGGGTCTGGGAATAAGCCAGAGCCCATACTCTTTGCTGATCAATAGCGGATTCTGAATATCCTGCCAGACAGGCAGCACCGTTTTATCCAGCCGCAGGTCTTCGTGGATGGCGTTATCAATCGCCTGTTCAATGGCGGTCTGATACCGTTCCAGTAGATTCTGGACAAGACCGGTTAACGGAATTTCCCGACCAAGCAGCCTTATTTCCGGCTCGATAACCCATTTGTAATCAATAAATTTCACGTGACTGGACAGCCGCCAGTCGGCTGTTACCGACAAAGGGCTCTGGAAATTGACCTGAAGCTCGCAAAATGGTTTTCGGGGGGCATCGTCTTCGCGTCCGAACAGCTTGCCCAGCCATAATTGCAGAGGTGCCGAAAAGCGAATCTGCTGGTTAACGTACTGAATCTGTACTGGCCCCGACCGCTCAACCCGAAACGGGATCAAACCCGGTCCTGCGCCCCCATCAGCCTTCTTGCCAACCAGTACAGGGTCCAGTTCTTTATTTATTTTATTCTGCAGTTCCGACAGTCGGAACGTTAGCGATCCCGCCAGGTACGATGTATCCTGGGGAATAGGTGCGTCAAATCCTTCAGCTTTTGGCGCGGTTGGCTCTACCTGCTGGCATTGCGTTAATACCAGCAAAGCCCCCGCCCCAACTAGTAGAGCGCGTAAACGTAATAACCTCATAGATCGTGAATGGCCGACTGCTGTTGTAACAAGCCGTATTTTCACCAATAACGCGCAGACTTTTCGGGTTGTTCGAGAAAACAACCCCGATACGTACACCCCTACACGCCGGTCAGGCTTCCATCTGCGAATGTTTCTCTGTATCGCGCATCAGGACACTCACAATCAGCGACAGGGCTATGCAGCCGGTCAGGTAAATATAGAACCAGTGCGCATGCCCCAGATTCTTGAATAGTAAGGCGATGTACTCAGCCGTACCGCCAAACAGGGCCACAGCCAGCGCGTACGGAAAACTAACGCCCAGCGAGCGGACATTGGGCGGAAACATTTCGGCTTTGATAATCGCTGAAATAGACGTACTGATACTCAGGATTAATTGCGCAATAATAATCAGCCCCGTTGCCGTCCAGAAATCGGTGGTCCGTTCCAGCAACAGCAGAATCGGGATGCTCGTCAGCACGCCCAGCACCCCGTACAGAATCATCATCCGTTTCCGGCCAATGGCATCGCCCAGAGCTCCTAGCAGGGGTTGTGCCAGCATAAACACGATCAGGGTTATAATTGTGACGGAGGTAGCATCGCCCTTGCTGAAACCGGCCGTATTGACCAGAAATTTCTGCATGTAGGTCGTGAACGTGTAATACGATACCGTCAGCCCGATCGTAAAACCGACTACCAGCAGGGCTTCCCGTTTGTACTTGATCAGTTCGCTAAACGTACCTCGCTGGCTGATGCTGCCATTTTCCTGCGTGAACGAATCCGTTTCGGCCAGGTCCCGGCGCAGGTAGATAGCCGACAGCGCCATCAGTGCCCCCACGCCAAAGGGTATCCGCCAGCCCCAGTCGCTTAGTTGCTCCGGTGTCAGCAGCCAGCGCTGCATGAGCATCAGGATCGCCAGCGCCACCAGCTGCCCCATTGTAGTTGATACGTACTGAAAACTGGAATAGAAACCGCGGTGCTGCGGGGGAGCCATTTCGCTCAGGTACGTAGCGGCCGTTCCGTATTCGCCCCCAATGCTGATTCCCTGAATCATTCGCGCCAGTACCAGAATGGCTGGCGCGGCCAGTCCGATTTTATCGTAACCCGGCACGAGTGTGATCATGAGGGAACCGCCACTCATCAGCAGAACCGACAGTGTCAGCGCGGCTTTCCGCCCCTTTCGATCGGCATAAGACCCCATGATCCAACCGCCAACCGGGCGCATCAGAAACCCGATGGCAAAGATCCCGGCGGTGTTCAGCAACTGGGCCGTTTCGTTTTCTTTGGGAAAGAAGGAACCCGCGAAGTAGAGCGAAAAGATCGAATAAACGTACCAGTCGTACCATTCAACCAGGTTCCCGATAGAACCACCCAGGATGGATTTAAGGCGAAAACGTTGCGTCTGGGGCGGGGGTGCAAGCATGAAGCGGGGCAGTTAACTCTGTTACGGAAGCTGGTCAGGGCCGTAGCGCCTGTCCTGTAGTTTGCGAAGATACTCGCGCTACGGTTCAGCCTCCTATTCCCCGGCCAGATAAATAAAAAAGACCAGATAGCTGCGAGCGTATCTGGTCCTTAAAAATTTTCGGTATGCACAGCTATTAATAAAAGATGCCCCAATCGTCGGGTGCGTCGTTTTCCCGGTCGAAACTGCCTACCCACGCAACGAACAACACCCGGAATTGCTCGATTTCGTCGCGTAGTACGTTCAGGTAAGCGGGCGTAGCCAGTTTTTCGGCTTTGCAGTAAGCCGTCTGTGCCAGCAGCTCCCGGGCGTGCATTTTGATCAGCACCGCGTTCTCCATGCGCAGCGTGTAGAGGTCTCCCCCTTCAGCCCCAACAATTTTGGGAGCCAGCATCATGGCGTTGGCCAGCATCTGCTCGTGCATCATCAGCACATCTTCTTCTTTGTTGATGGTCTCGACAATGGCCTGCGTCAGCTCCATTATTTCGTTGGCCTTACGGAGGATCGGCAAATTTTTAATACGCCGGTTCTCAGCTTCCATTTCAGCCCGGGCTTCTTCGGGATCGTAGTCCTCGTCGAAGCCGTCCCAGTCCATAAAGTTGTCGTCGTCGTCTTCGTCGTCAAAGTTCATTGCAAAACGGGCGAAGGGGTTGCGTATCCTCCGTTGGACAAAGTAAAACAAAGGTTTACCAAAAACAAACCATCGATCGGTAAAACTACTTTTGCGCTATCGACCTGATCATCAGCTACCCTATCGGCCAAGGCGATGAGCGGGTATAACCGCTCGAACAGGTATCTTGTTTATTCTCAGCCTGTCAGCTGACGCGGTTGAACCCTGCCTACATTCCGCTTCATGGCGCTCCCTCCGACCAGCTACTGAGTTCCCCGATCGTTTTGCCTTACTCTCCAAGCGGCTTTTATAAGGAGCTAGGCACACCTGCTACAGGGTCAAATCACCTAACAACGGAGATACTATCGGCAGAAAACAAATAAAATTTCGACAATGCGACTTATCTTGGTATCTATATTGATACTGATTTTTTATGCCAGTTGACTATATGAGTTCACACCTACGTAACCGCATTTTTATTACACTATGGGCCTCCATATGTTGGGGACTTGGGCAGGCGTTTGCGCAACTGGATGTTACATTTCCGGTCGACCGGATGGTTATCCAGCGGAATAACAATGATCAGGCAACAATTCAGATTGTGGGCAGCTACGCACAGGCATTCGACATGGTCGAGGCACGGATCGTAGCCAGAGCCGTCGGACAGGGTACGTCTACCGACTGGTCGCCGGTTCAGACGCTGGCCAATGGACAGTTTCAGGGCCAGATCGTTGCCAGCGGGGGCTGGTACCGGATCGAGGTTCGTGGCAGCCGCAACGGGCAGATTGTAGCCAGCGATGCTGTCGAGCGTTTCGGCGTGGGCGAAGTATTGGCCATTGTGGGCCACTCCAATGCCCAGGGTACTAGTTGCATCGTCGGCGGGACCGACCGCTGCCCCACGATTGATGGGGCCGCCGATGACCGCGTTACGGTTGTTGGTCTGGATCAGAGCACGCCCGAATTCCGGCAGTATGAACTAACTGCGCAGACGCAGTACCTTCCTGGCCTGGCCTTTAGCCAGTTGCTGACCCGTAGCGGTATGTCTCCTTTTGCCAGCATCGCCTGGTTCTGGGGCCGCATGGGCGATCTGCTGGTGCAGCGCATGAACGTCCCGGTGCTGATCTACAACGCCGGTTTTGGCGGCACCAACATGGAACACAACTACAAAGCCGCCTACGATATTCCGTTCGAGCACGGTTTTGTTAATTACAGCATCCGGATGCCCTACGCCAACCTGCGTAACCTGATGAATCTGTACGTAGTGTCGACAGGTATCCGGGCGGTGCTGCTCAATCATGGAGAAAACGACCGGGGCAACGCGACCAGTGACATTCTGATGCATCACTATGGCGTTATTGATAAATCGCGGGCCGAATTCAGCAAACCCGACCTGGCCTGGATTATTGCCCTGTCGTCCTTCGCCAGCGCTCCTTTCGACAACGTTCGGCAGGCCCAGGCGCAGGTAATTGGCCGCGCAGGGTATCGTACGTATCAGGGACCCGACCTCGATCAGATTACGTCGCTTGAAGACCGGCCCGATGGTATCCACTACTCGCCAACGGGTCAGGTGAAAGCCGCCCAACGCTGGGCAGACGCTATTTCAGACAATGTTTTACAGAGCATCACGCCCTACGAAGCGCAGAGTCAACCTCTGGTCAGCATTACCTGCGCAGATGGGCAGCAACTGGCGCTTTCCCAGCCGGATGGCTATAGCTATGCCTGGAATACTGGTAGCGGAGACAAAATCCTCACGGTAGGAGCTGGCTCCTACTCCGCCCGTATCACCGACGGGCAGAAACGGCAGTTTTTTCCGCCATCGGTTACGGTGCCCTCGATGGTTCGGCCGGGAACGCCCACCATCAGCCTTCCCGGTGGTTCTTCGGAAATCTGCCGCACAACGGGGCTGGTGCTCAGTTCCAGCTACGACGGTCCAAACCGCTGGAGTACGGGCGTAACTGCGCCATCCATTACCGTAACGGCTGCGGGGATCTACTCGCTGCAGGCGCAACACCCGGCTTACGGCT encodes:
- a CDS encoding DUF11 domain-containing protein, translating into MSSHLRNRIFITLWASICWGLGQAFAQLDVTFPVDRMVIQRNNNDQATIQIVGSYAQAFDMVEARIVARAVGQGTSTDWSPVQTLANGQFQGQIVASGGWYRIEVRGSRNGQIVASDAVERFGVGEVLAIVGHSNAQGTSCIVGGTDRCPTIDGAADDRVTVVGLDQSTPEFRQYELTAQTQYLPGLAFSQLLTRSGMSPFASIAWFWGRMGDLLVQRMNVPVLIYNAGFGGTNMEHNYKAAYDIPFEHGFVNYSIRMPYANLRNLMNLYVVSTGIRAVLLNHGENDRGNATSDILMHHYGVIDKSRAEFSKPDLAWIIALSSFASAPFDNVRQAQAQVIGRAGYRTYQGPDLDQITSLEDRPDGIHYSPTGQVKAAQRWADAISDNVLQSITPYEAQSQPLVSITCADGQQLALSQPDGYSYAWNTGSGDKILTVGAGSYSARITDGQKRQFFPPSVTVPSMVRPGTPTISLPGGSSEICRTTGLVLSSSYDGPNRWSTGVTAPSITVTAAGIYSLQAQHPAYGCLSNSVSKIINLATADLSLRLDVSRHSLVVGDTVRFTLTVRNESTCDAASTTVRNRLPANVAFVSSTNMSLADGAVSGTIAAVPAGGTVSLQYVARLTAPGNYLNAAELSAQTNLDPDSQPNSGTGDGQDDTAQADLRTSSDRSTSDLFVSPNPNQIPLASVQSNQPAPDPAKADLSLIMKASNRIVKSGQPVTFTLTVNNLGGQTATNVRIQNPLPTGLEFVGASGMNQEGSAINATIGQITPNQSVSVTFVARVTGRGTISNAAQITASDQPDPDSTPGNGLDKGEDDEARTDLRVVE
- a CDS encoding MFS transporter, producing the protein MLAPPPQTQRFRLKSILGGSIGNLVEWYDWYVYSIFSLYFAGSFFPKENETAQLLNTAGIFAIGFLMRPVGGWIMGSYADRKGRKAALTLSVLLMSGGSLMITLVPGYDKIGLAAPAILVLARMIQGISIGGEYGTAATYLSEMAPPQHRGFYSSFQYVSTTMGQLVALAILMLMQRWLLTPEQLSDWGWRIPFGVGALMALSAIYLRRDLAETDSFTQENGSISQRGTFSELIKYKREALLVVGFTIGLTVSYYTFTTYMQKFLVNTAGFSKGDATSVTIITLIVFMLAQPLLGALGDAIGRKRMMILYGVLGVLTSIPILLLLERTTDFWTATGLIIIAQLILSISTSISAIIKAEMFPPNVRSLGVSFPYALAVALFGGTAEYIALLFKNLGHAHWFYIYLTGCIALSLIVSVLMRDTEKHSQMEA
- a CDS encoding DUF4403 family protein, with amino-acid sequence MRLLRLRALLVGAGALLVLTQCQQVEPTAPKAEGFDAPIPQDTSYLAGSLTFRLSELQNKINKELDPVLVGKKADGGAGPGLIPFRVERSGPVQIQYVNQQIRFSAPLQLWLGKLFGREDDAPRKPFCELQVNFQSPLSVTADWRLSSHVKFIDYKWVIEPEIRLLGREIPLTGLVQNLLERYQTAIEQAIDNAIHEDLRLDKTVLPVWQDIQNPLLISKEYGLWLIPRPMSVAASDISGNQETITTHLRIAFSTDTRLATEKPTVTKAPLPPLQKCDQITQLADLRVVSSIPYTAINQILAQTLKEPKKMALGLVKINKATVYGNQRDLVVKTEVSGLVDGTLYLRGRPTFDTLTKTLIVQNLDFDTSTDNELNQFSESIIHRGLQRLLGDWLEIPLGDEIAKLPAKISEAYEKGPGKTTDLKMNNFRFVPQRIAIRPDGIQALIRVKAKVDLQVQKL